The Xiphophorus hellerii strain 12219 chromosome 3, Xiphophorus_hellerii-4.1, whole genome shotgun sequence genome segment GGcattaaaatttacaagaaGAAAGATCCAACAAAATTAATATCAACATTTCTGGGTATCTTCTCCTACCAATATAATGGAATACATTTCGTTATATTGAGGTTGTATCTATCAACAACtctataaatcagattttaaactcAATGTGATAATGAACATGAAACGATACattgtgctttgttttgtttgttgttagtCTGCAAAAAGCGTTGGACTCCatacaaatatctgaaaataaaaaagtagaatAGCTTacaaattaatataattttaaaattattgttacATAAATAAGTGCATAGATATCTACACTAAGCGAAACACAAACTCCATCTGCTAAAACTTTCTTTGGACAAAGTTGAAAAGTCACACGCAGCCAAAGTTGAAAAGTCACACGCAGCAATAAAGATTGATTGATCAATATGTAGAATTGCACGTACTATTCTTAATCAAGattattgacaaaaacaaacgcattaaaatataattttagaataatgaatgattttattttgaaagcgtCACTAGTTTTCCGCATTCCGGGTTTTTCACATTGCGGCGATGTTTTGCACCAATCACAGCAGCTCCTGTAGTCACGTTCATGTTTTGGTGCATTAGCCTTGACTGTTTGGTTAGCCCGTTAGCTGAGCTTCTGTTGTAGATCATTTAGCGATGAATAAAGGGAAAGCCAGCGGCGTGTCGTGGGTCAAACCGGCGGAGCCGTCCTTCCTGAAGAAGTTTAAAACCGACGTGGGATACAAAGAAGGACCAAATGTTGACACCAAGGTAAGATTCTGTAGAAGTGGGACACAGTCAGCTTCAGGTGGCGACCCGTTTCATCTCTAATTAAGTAACAGGGAATCGATTTTGTCCCTCCccaaaaattatttaactaGTTATCAAATTTAGacgaaacatttttaatcagccTCTCATTACAGCTTTACagcattttttccacattaagcAGAGGAAGAAATTATTCGGATCTTAAGGGAATGaattatgaaatgaaatgttactTCAGTATTTGGTCTCTGAAGAAGAGAACCAACATTTACACAGTCGGTTCTTAAACTGGGCTGCATTATCAGGTAACTGCAGGAGGTGGGCAGCGCCATTTTAGACTCTTTTATCCTTCCATAAATCCAAGGTATGTTTGGTGATGAAGTTATTTTCTTGGTAATAATTTAGTTATATTCAAAATTACTTAATTTATcccaaaaagaaatgaaatgtcataaactcatatcatccaagtatcttcaaagacTCATAGATGGTGATGCTGtaggcaggaaggatctccagtagcagtcggTCTTTCAAAAAATCTAAAgagacctctgactgaagactcaCTGTTACTGTATGTCGGTCTTATGACATGTTAGCAGCTCAATATCTGGTCAGCTCAGACGATATTTCACAGTAAGACCTCTTGGATGGAACCATAAGTTTTTGGCTAGTACTGCTAATCCGACTCATTTGCTTTAGCTGCTTACATGGTGTTCTGCACATCCTGGCTTAACTGAACAGGTGAGCCTAGTAAAATGGTTGCACTGTGTACATCAAACAATGAAAAcggaaattgagaaaacatttttgttaacggaaataaaaatgattactgggaaaaaaaaaaacctttaactAACCGTAATTATATcatgtgtttaaaaaacatatgaaatgtttattattgttttattgtttatttattagccttttaaAATGACgtgtaattatatatatatttttttccacgacaCAAGCAGTTAACGTCGACTGTTAGCAGATTAATGTTCTCCATTCTCCTCCTGGCAGCACATAAGCTGGATATCAAAATGGAGGCAGAAAAAATTGGGAGAAAACTTCAGCTGAtgttcaacaataattaaataaatcttcTGAAAGTACCATCTCCTGTTGAGTATTTATTACCCAATGGATGTAtacataatcacaatacaatACTTTGATCTTTTGAATACACCTAAGAAATTAACCAGTTTGTAAAAAACTATTACGGtaactaataaaaattaaacaagattTAACTAATAAAAGCTAGCTAGCACACTCCAAAAgttaactgaattagacaaaaagtcacaacaaaagtaaaactaaacttGAGTTACAGTTTTATAACCCTGGTGAACATTCTATACAATCAATCCTCTAGTGAAACTCAACATGTTAGATTTGACCTTATTAGAACTTTTTCTCTCTGCGCTCTCTCAGCGTCAGGCGATGCCCACGCCGGACGACGACAGCGGAAGCGACAAAGAAGACGAACTGCCTCAAGTGGTGGTCCTAAAAAGCGGAGACCTGAGTGCAGACGAGGTGAAGAAGCTCAAGGACGAACTGCGAGACGAAGGCGAGGGCGAGAAAGGTCAGGACGCTCCTCTAGTTACAGAACGGGAGGCGGCAGCATTCGCAGCGTTAAAACCCTTCGCCGTTTCCTCTCTGTCCCGTTCACAGGTGAAGAAGCTCCTCCAGACGGCAAAATTCTCTTCAAGAAACCAGCCAAGCGCTCGTCCTCTGACAAGTTCCAGGGCATCACTGCCAGCTccagcaagaagaagaagaaggaggacaGAGCaggagagcaggaggaggacaAAGATAGAAAATCTGGgaagaaagttaaaaataacaGTCTGCTGTCATTCGGAGACGACGAAGAGGAAGAGAACGACTAAATGGAAGACTGGAGTGAGGGATAGAAACCAGAAGCGATGTTAAGGAGTTAAATGTTGTCATGTTTGGTCTGAAAGGACGTCTCCATTCTCCTGTGTTTGCAGCTCATAAATCTCCAGCTGAACTGGTCCCGTCTGGACCGGCGATCGTTTCTGACAAAACCCACAAACACTTTCATCTGTATCCGGTACCGCTCTGACGTCTCCAGCAACTCCTCTACTCtttctgttgcttttaaaaAGCCAGACTCCTGAGTTTTTTTCAGCGTTTTTAAATCTCTCCATTGTTCATTTTGtgtaatgactttttttttccactttagaCGAGTGGACGAGAACAAATTATCCTTGGCAGCTGTCCTCAGATTGTTAAAGACCTGACCGAACCGTAGAGACGGATCAGCCCGCTGGTCCGTCTACTGCCATGACTCTTTAACTTCACTAGAAATACCAGCATCACTGCTCCAGGTTCTAACTGGGTCTAAACCTTCTGAAATCAGCACCActgaaaaaagaaggaaaactggGACATCGATGAGATATAAAGGCATATTTAGAAACCCAGCACAGCGCTGCCTGTAGCTCACCGTGTCAGGAGTCCCGTCTGTCTGTACAGAGACATTCTGTGTTACAGCAGCAGAACGCCATGGAGGACCAAACCTCAgctacaaataaaatctgaaatatataaatggcccaataaataaatcaatacactTAAATTGCACCAATGAATTTACTAAAGAAGAATTTTACCTCATTTATTAATTCACTATCCAATAATTATTACAATCATTTATCATAAATGCTGCTTCATACTGTCTGATGTTAGTTGGCTATGAGTTCTGTGGTGGAATATTTTATTACCTGACAATATATTATGACTATGACCCATTAATGCAATTTTTCATCACAATCCCCTCCGGatcataaaatatgtaatttttatgtCAATCTGATCAAATTTTCTGGTGGTTTTTTGCAGTAGTGTCctccagtttttttcttgtcacGTTTCCATTTCTTGCTTGAGGagtaattttaaattatttaaacttatatttgatatatttaaaaaaaaaaaaaaacaggattgaAAAGCAGGTCAATTTACgataaaaattagttttttgcatttttttcccctcatcttCCCTCTAACTTTGAGGTCACCACAGCGCCCCCTTATGGGCCCCACTTTGAAACACACCAGATCAATTCACACTGTCCAAGAAAAACAAGTGTTAAAGAAACTTTATTTGAACCTCTTTATTCCAAAAGGTATGATCAACTCCCACACCTGCATCCAGATCATTACAATTGATGGAAGAACGTTTTCTCTCTGAAAATGGAGCCCGGATAAAAACCTTGCATTACGAGGACAGGACGGGCGCGCTCGCTTTAGTCTCTGCGCCGTCCGCTGTCCGTCTAATAAATACTTCCCCCCCTAACAGAGCAGCTGAGGAAAAGACCCAGCTGTTTCTGATGAGGCCTGTCCTGACGCCAACGGCTGGATGTTGTGGCAGAAGCCTCACAGCAGAGGTAAAGTCGGCTCCGGCAAGACTCAAACGGGTTTTCACCGCAGCATCCAGAAGCGAAAAGGGAAACCGGGGAACTGTGTGACTGGGGGGAAATTAAAAAGCACGGTAATGCTGCACAAACATCGAAATCTGCAGGCAGGACGCGGGTTTGGAGTTACGTTTAAAGTAAAAGTGACAGAATCCGGTGAGGCGTGATAAATTGTGTTGACCCAGCAGATGGAAACATGGCGGCTGGTTTCCAGCCTGTCTGACTGAAGCAACCTTCTGGAAGAGCTGGAGAGCTGTCATGAGTTCCTGAAGGAAGAGCAGTTAACGTTTGGCTCTAGCGTCCCGCTGTGGTTACAATAAGGGAAGGTCAAAAGGTTatggttttgtttctgctgcgCCTCCTGTTGGCTAATGGATGAGCAGCGCTCCGTTTCCGGACGAAACCTTCTGGAGAAGTTGATTGGTCTTGATCTGCTGCGTCTTTActcctgctgtgtgtgtgtgtgtgtgtgtttctgggtGGAGGTCTCCTGTCCTGCTGTCGGTCTGGGTCTGCTGGTGGTCAGCTCCCTACAGAGACTTCTTGGTCATTTTCTTCCCCTTCTTCAGGGACAGCTTGTTCCTGATGAAGCCCCGCTTCCTCTTGGCTGTCTGCAcacaggaagaacaaaacaataaatacacatCAGGGTTGAAATTATTCAGAAGTATTCAAcccttttcattttgtttttcagatttaatcatGTTGCAaccatatactgtatgtactgtatTTCAGTAGGACATCATTTTGATCTGGATGGAAAATGATTcctagtttttacaaaaaaatagttttggtggtgactttattttgtttaagcCTTCCTGATTGGGCAGAGATTGACAGAGCGTCAATATTTCCCAGATTTATTACATTTAGGTCTGGACGTTGACTAGGACATTTTAACTGTAGCTGCAAAAtgaccaaatcttaccaagtgtttttattctagtttctagtgaagaTGTTgaagttcacttgaaataagacaaaactaacttaactTTTCAGACAGAGATGAACTTGTTTTAACGCAATTTATTAATtacatggaaaaaatatattgtaataagtaaaataatctaccagtggaagtattatatatttaaaatcaatattaagaaatcatttacttaaaacaatctcctacTTCTTATTGTAAAGTTACTTGtaggttttgatttatttcaagaGTACCAAgttatttgcagtagaaactaaagCTACTTGttaatatttggtgttttgcAGTGATTGTCCTGATGGAAGGTGAATCTGTCACTGATGCGTATGAAATGCATGTTAGCGTTAGCGTAACCCTGACCCTTACCTTTTTGGAGGTGTACTTCTGCCTGAGGACGTCGGTGCTGCGCAGCTTGCCCTCCAGCCGGTCCCGGTTCTCCAGCCTCTTCACCTTGTATATCCGGACCAGCCAGTGCTCGGAGGTGAAGGCCTCCTCCAGGTGCTTCAGCTTTATGTCCTTGTTGCCGATCTCGGCGTTCCGGGTCCGGTCGAAGC includes the following:
- the kiaa1143 gene encoding uncharacterized protein KIAA1143 homolog isoform X1, which gives rise to MNKGKASGVSWVKPAEPSFLKKFKTDVGYKEGPNVDTKRQAMPTPDDDSGSDKEDELPQVVVLKSGDLSADEVKKLKDELRDEGEGEKGEEAPPDGKILFKKPAKRSSSDKFQGITASSSKKKKKEDRAGEQEEDKDRKSGKKVKNNSLLSFGDDEEEEND
- the kiaa1143 gene encoding uncharacterized protein KIAA1143 homolog isoform X2; its protein translation is MNKGKASGVSWVKPAEPSFLKKFKTDVGYKEGPNVDTKRQAMPTPDDDSGSDKEDELPQVVVLKSGDLSADEVKKLKDELRDEGEGEEAPPDGKILFKKPAKRSSSDKFQGITASSSKKKKKEDRAGEQEEDKDRKSGKKVKNNSLLSFGDDEEEEND